The Microcoleus sp. AS-A8 DNA window TGACAACTCTGACTCGTTCGCGGGCGATTGATAAACTTCGCTCCCGTGGAACCAACTTGAAATTTATCCAGCGATGGAGTCAGATGATGGTTAATGAAACATCTTCTCTCACGCCTTTCGAGTCGGCGGCTTTAAGTCAGCGATCGCACCAAGTCCGTCATGCCTTGACCCAACTTCCCGAAAAACAGCGGCAGGTGTTAGAAATGGCTTATTACGAGGGATTGAGCCAATCCGAAATTGCCGCTCAACTGGGTATACCGCTGGGAACGATCAAAACTTGGTCTCGCCAAGGTCTATTGAACTTGAGAAAAAACTTACGAGACTTTATTGAATAAGTTGTTGTACCTATGACTGGGCCTCTACTTCCGGAACGATTAGAAGAATTGATGGCAGGTTACGTCCTCGGCAATCTCAGTTCTGAAGAAGCTGAGGAGTTAAATCAGCTGTTGACCGAACATCCTGAACTAGCGACTGAAGTGCAGCAATTGCAGGAAGTCCTAGAAGTCTTGCCTTACGCTTTACCTGAAGTAGAACCACCCCAACACCTGCGTCAGGCCATTCTGAATACAACCTCGCCTCATCCGACGGCGGTGCCCATGGCTCCTCAACCAAAACGCTGGAGAGAACTAAGGCGTTCTCCACTTTTCTGGAGTCGCCTAGTTGGTAGCGCTGTGGTTCTATTGGTGTTAATTCTTGGTTTAGATAACTACCGAATTAGGCTCAAGTTCACGACCATGCAGGCTAAGGTCGCTCGGCAAAAAGATGTTATTGCCATGCTGCAAAAGCCTGATACCCATGTGGTTCCGCTCAAAGGCATGGCTCAGGCTTCTGCGGCGACCGGAAGTATGCTGATGACACCGAGCGAATCCCAAGCGGTTCTAATCTTACAGAACCTTCCCGTTTTACCGCAGGGTGAGTTTTATCAGCTTTGGTCTGTGCAAAATGACGAAAAAATCCCTTGGGGACAGTTTAGAACCAATAAGCAGGGAACCGTTTTTGTTAAGCTTTATCGGCCTTCTGACTTTGAGGTCACCGCGTTAGCCATCACGGTAGAAGTAACGCCTGAGCCGACCACACCTGCGGGTCCGATGGTGATGGCGGGGAATTTGACCATCAATAACCAATAATTAAGGTTGAAGGTTTTAATCAGCTAACCTTCAACCCTTTTTCTTAGTACCCAGCTTCCTCTTCGTATTCGGGAGCTTTGGTTTTTTCAGGGATATTGACGCGTGGAGCTTTGTAAGGTTCAGACTCTACATCGTCATCCCAAGCATCACCCTCTACTTCGTAATCATCGTAATCGTCTGCGTAATCCCGTTCCCGTTCATAACGTGGAGGCTCAGTATACGCTGGCTTCTGGTATTGGGTAGACCGACCAGGAGCATCATCCCATTCATCATCGCCCCAGTTGTCTTGTTCTAATTCTTGCTTGGCGTACTTCGGCGGTGGTGCTTCTCGGCGCAGAGGGATAGGTTCTGGTTCTGGTTCTTCTCGCCAATCGTCATCGTCCCAGCGCTCTTCGACAGGTGTAACCGTCTGGAGCGGCTGAGAGATGGGTGTACGAACGGGAATCCCAGTTCCTAATTGATTTTCAGGTCGGGTAACGGGGGTGTAGTAAGTTTCCTCTTCTTCCCGCTCCCAAGGGGGTCTGCCAATCCCCAAACGTTCTAAAACGCCTACGGTCAATTGAACCAGGCGTTCTTCAGCTCCTTCAAAGACAATCAAGCGATTTGGGCCACTGCTGACAATTTCATCAATCGGCAGCTCATAGGTACTGATCACCTGGTCAGGGATTTGTGGCAACCCAATCGAGGCAATAATCAGAGAACTAACCTTGGCGTCTTCAATGTTGAATTTGAAATCCCTTACCCGTCCTAGCAGTTCACCGGTTTCGGTAATCACTTCGCTATTGATCAGGGTGCTGTAGGCTTCCACCTCAATATCTTCGATCACGTCTTCATCATCGACTAGAATGGTGTCCCCAACCCGTCGAATGCTACTCAAGAGCATATAACGTGGCATCCCAGCGAGCGCCAGCAGATTGTCTCGCAAACCCAGTGCTACAACCTCACGCCGATCAATATCTACTAATAGCTCTTTAACGACTCCAAGTCGCTTAGCGGTGTCGATCGTGACGACCTGAGTATTTAAAATATCGGAGCGTTGACGATTTTGTTCAGTTGTCATTATTTCTTGTGATCCTGCTCTCGACTCCTGCTGGAATATCAATAATATTGAACGCTAAATCCGGAAGTTTTTATCTATCGAATGGCGCTTTTAGGCGGTAATTTTAGTCCTAACACTTGAGTATACGCTCCTCTAGCCTGCGTGACACCAATCGTGCGCTCCGAAGACTCAATCATAGGTCGGCGTAAACTCACAACAATAAACTGGGCTAGAGTAGCCTGTTGTTTGATCATTCTAGCTAATCGCTCGACATTTGCCCCATCAAGGAACATATCAACTTCGTCAAAGGCGTAAAACGGCGAAGGACGGTAACGTTGCAGCGCAAAGATAAAGCTCAGAGCCGTGAGGGATTTTTCGCCCCCTGACATGGAAGCCAGACGCTGCACGGGTTTGCCTTTAGGATGAGCCACCAGATTAAGTCCACCGTTAAAGGGGTCTTCGGGGTCATCCAATTGTAGATAACCATCGCCGTCCGAGAGTTCGGCAAAGATAGTTTGGAAGTTCTCGTTAATCGCATCAAAGGCTTCTTTGAAGGCACGAAATCTCAGGGTGGTGAAGTTTTCGATTCTCAGTAGAAGTTCGGTACGCTCCCCTTCTAGGGTGGCTAGTTTCTCACAGAGTTCAGATAAGCGATTTTGGGTGCGGTCATATTCTTCTAACGCCAACATATTCACAGGTTCCATCGCCTGGAGGCGTTTTTGAGCATTCCGTATTTCTTTTTGCAGGTGTTCGAGTAGGCTGGGAAGGTCAGGGGTGCGGAGATGGGAGCTTTCAGTTTGCCAATGTTCGGGTAACTCTGGCAGGGGATCGGGTAACTCGGTTTGTTGGAGTTGGAGTTGAGCTTGTAAGCTGCTCAGTTCTTCGCGTCGTGCTACTTGAGTTTCTTGGAGCTTTTGCCGTTGCCAGGATTGCTGTTGTTGGAAAAGGTGCCGTTCTCGCAAGTGTTGCTCGGCGCGATCGCGTTCCTGTTTCACTTCCCCTAATTGCTGCTCCAACTGGGTTAACGTACCTTGAGTTTTGGTAATTGCTTCACTCACCGCCACTAGCTGATGACTGACGGTTGAAAGCTGTTCCTGCAAAGATTGGTTTTGGGTTTGGTATTCGGCTACCCGGCGGTAATCTTCGGTAATTTTTTCCTTGGTACGCTGCTGCTGACTGTCTAAATCCACAAGCTGTTTTTCTGCGGCTCGAAGCGCTTGTTCACGCTCACTTAACTGCGCTTCCCAGCCTTTGATCAGGCGCTGAATTTGTTGCCATTCGTTAGGCGTTTGAGATTGCTCTAACTGTGCTAACTGTTGGCGTAATTCCACGAGTTGGGCTTCTTGACTCGGTAAATTGAGGCTGAGAGCTTGGAGGCGATCGCTGGCTGTAGACAGTTCTTGGGTATTTTTCCCCAGAAGCGATCGCACTTGTTCCAACTGAATTGTTAAAGTCTTAATCTCTTTATTTAACTGTTCCAATCGCAAATGAGTTTCCGAGCGTTTCGCCTTGGCTTCTGTCAGTTCTTGCGTCAGTTGTTTAACCCTGGTTACTCCCTGATGAATTAACTCGCCACAACGCGATAGAATCTGCTCGATGTCCTGGAGACGGTTTCTCAACGACGCAACTTCTGCGGATTCTGTTGCATCGCTGGTGCCAAAGTGTAATTCAGAACGATGGCTACTACTCCCGCCAGTCATAGCACCACTGATTTCCAGAATTTCGCCTTCTAAGGTAACGATGCGGTGTTTTCCTAGATAAGGACGAGCGGTGTTGAGGGTTTCAAATACGACCGTATTGCCGAACACATAGGCAAAAATGTCCCTGTAGCGCGGATCGCAGTCAATCAGGTGAACCGCATAATCAATAAAGCCGTTCACATAACGCAGAGCAGCCGTTTCCGTGAATCGAGGAGGCTGGATTTTGTTGAGGGGTAAGAATGTAGCTCGACCTGCTCGTTTTTGTTTGAGCAGCTCAATTCCCGCCGCTGCCACACCATCATCTTCAACCACCAAATTTCCCAAACGCGCACCTGCCGCCGTTTCTAACGCAAGCTGATAGCGGGGTTCGACGCGACCGAGTTGGGCAACTAGGCCACAAACACCGGGTAAGTCACTGTGGAGAATGACTTTGGTGGCGTAGGTACCTTGAGCCTCTTGTTGGGCTTGGGCTTGGGCTTCGAGTTTATCGAGTTGGCGTTGCTTGTCCCGTTGTTCAGCTAGGAGGCGAGTTTGAGTCTGCTGCTGAATTTGGAGTTCTTGTTCAGCGGTAACGAGGGATTGGGCGAGTGTTTGAGCTTGTTGCGAAAAGGTGGTTAACTGAGTTTCTAAATCAGCGGCTTGAGCCTGTTTTGTGGCAATTTCTGGCTCTAATCGGTGCAAGAGTTGGGTTTGTTCTTCGATTTGACGGCTGAGCTGATTGTGGCGCTCTCGGAGTTGAGCTTGCTCGGTGCGTTGGGGGTCAATGCTTTGTAGTAATGTTTCGATTTGGCGGTTGAGCACCGTTTGTTGCTGTACCCAAGCTTCGGAGGCAGAGGCGATCACATTCGCTTGTTCCCGACTTTGGTTAAGGCTGTGTTGCACCTCATCCCGTGCGGTACGTAGCTCCTCTAAATTTTGGGTTTCTACATGCTGTTTCTGCTCCGCCAGTTGTTGCAGGGTTTGCTCGTATTGCTGAATCTCCTCCTGTGTCCGTTTGAGGCGATGTTCTGTTTGCTGTATGTTTTCGGCGAGTTCCTGTTGTCGATTTTGCAACTGACGCCGTTCGGCTTCCTGGGTGGCGAGGGTAGAAGCAACAGCAAGCTGTTCCTCTTCGCCCAAGGCTTTGACACGGCTGTTTAGTTGGTCGAGTTCGCCTGTGGTTTGGCGGATTTCTGCGTCTAGGGCGGTAAGCTGGGAGGTAAGTTGAGCTTCTTCTCGGTCGCCTGCTTCGATTTGCTCCCGAAGTTTCCCCTCTTGTTGTTGCAGAAAGCGCCATTTGAGGACGGCTTCCCACTGCTGCTTTTCTTGGAGTTCAGCTCGCAGCTTTTGGTATTTCTCAGCTTTGAGGCGATCCGAAGCGAGGCGATCGCGCTGAGCTACCAGTTCTTGTTCTATGATCCGACAATCATCCTCTCGCTCCTTCACTTGAGCTAGAGTTTCTTTCGTCTGGACGATTTTGCGATCGAACCCAGCAACCCCTGCTAACTCATCAATAATCTCCCGGCGCTCCCGTGAGTTCATGGAAATGATGCTGGTGACATCGCCTTGCAGCACCACGTTGTAACCTTCTGGATACACCCGCAGGCGGTTGAGCTGTTCATGAAGTTCAGTGAGAGTGCAAGGTTCGCCGTTGATGTAGTAATTCGAGGTGTAGGTGCCTTGCTGAGTTACCCGAAGTCTGCGAGTTACACTCCACTCTGTTTCTGTTGCTCCCTTCTCTTGCCCCCCTTTTTTAAGGGGGGGTTGGGGGGGATCGAAAGGTTCACCAGAGTCAGATTCGGGATTTTCCTGATTTTGAGACAGGTACGGGGACACCTCCTCTACGTCGTCGTTCTCCTCTTCGTCGTCTAAGAGGGCATCGGGTGCATCGGATAAATCAAACGTGGCGGTAACGCTAGCTTCAACAGTACCCCGACGCTCTTTATCGTGATTAACTAGATCGGGAAGACGTTCAGCACGCATTCCCTTGGAACTGGCAAGACCAAGGCAAAAAAGCAGAGCATCTAGGATATTCGATTTACCTGACCCGTTTGGCCCGGAAACCACTGTAAATCCTGGCAGCAAGGGAATGGATGTCGTGCCGCCGAAGGATTTAAAATTCGTGAGTTCCACGCGCTTAATATGCACCATAGGCGCTGGGAAAGCTGGGATTTAAGTGATACGCGTGTATCAGTGTAACAATTCTCAACAGGTTAGCACGGGTGTCGTGGAGATGAAAGGTGGTTGACGCCATAACTGGGAGGCGAGAAGCGATCGAGTTTGAAGTGTAAGAGGGGGTGCGATCGCACTCCTCATCCCCTACGACTACTCCTCATTCTCAATTGAGCCACCACCTAAATACAGGCGAATAAACTCAGCCGCCGCCTCTGGATTAATCTTCCGCAGCACTTCCACAAAATCTTTGACAGTTTCAGCCGTTGGATCTCTAATCTCATTAACCCAGCGGTAAACATTGGAACGTCCAACTCCCAATTCTGCCGCTAATCGATATTGGCTGATGTCATAAGTTTCCAAGACCTTTTTAAGGGCTTTGCCTGCTTGTCCCATGCCTCTGATTGTGTCAGAGGCTCATAACTGAGTAAACGACTTCTTAATGGACTACTATGATAAACTGCATTTAGTAGTCCATTAAGGCTACTAATTAACCTTCTAGCAAATCTCAAACCAAAAGCCAGCGCTCAACTTTGCGAGGGCTGACGCTGGCTTCTGGCTTCCTAATACCAGGAGACTCTAACAATGATAAAACTACTGAGCCAACACAGCGATCGCCCTTGGACGATTGTGCGTATTTTGCCCGATGCTCGACACTACACCGTCGCCCGTTTCCGCAATCGCCAAGACGCTAACGATCATCTGAGACTTTTACGGCGGTTCATTCCTGCGGCTGCGTTTGAGATTATCTTCGCTCCTCTTGAGGAAGAAGCACAGGATAATCCACGACAGTTCAGGTGAAGAGTCGATCCCCCCTAGCCCTCCTTTTTAAGCCGGAGCTTTAGTGAGGAGGTTGGGGGGATCTACCAGGGAATTGCAGTACCTAATGCTAAAATCCGCTACAACCATGCAACCGCTACGCTATCGCATCAACCCCCAAACCTTTGTCATTACCCTCAGGCAAATCGCCAAACACCTGAAAATCAACCAAGAACGCATTATCAACTGGGAAAAATGGCATAACGTCCTTTGGGTACACATCAAAGGACTTGGTGGTTACTTCGTCAGTTACCGCAAACTCGAACAATGGATTGCCGCTTGCCGCACCTTGATTCATAGTTGCTCAAATCTGCCAGAGCTCGACGCCCTCTGGTCAGCTATCCTGCAAGAAGCCCAACGATATACTGAAGACGCCCTATCCCGAATTGAAGCCATCTGGCAGCAACGATACACTTATTTATACAGCCGTCAACAGAACTAGAGCGATCGCTAATACCAAATCTCTTTAAGAACGCCACAAGTTCCATGCCTCAAAGGCTAAAGTAGAATCTACCTTTACACTCGTTGCCTTGATAAGGCATCTAGGCATCTTGATAGACTAGAAAATTATAGGGTGATTGATTGGATGAGACGAGTGCCGTTGTGGGTGTTGTTCTTACTGGGCTTATTCTTATGGACTGGGCTGATTGCTATCAAGCAAACGTTTCCCTTAAGGGCGCAACAGCCCTTGACGCTCCCAGCGACTCAAACCCATACAGCTTTAGTACTGTCTCAGGCCAAGGTAAAATCTAGCTCTGATTCGGAATTAGAGTCGTTTGACAAGCTAGTCGCAGACACGGAAAAGTTGGAAGGGCTGTTTAACCTTTACCGCAATCCAGAGACGGCTAAAATTTACCTGGAAGTAAAGCCTCAACAGTTGAACAAAAACTACCTTGCCAGCGTGACGATGGAATCGGGCATCGGTGAACGGGGGCTATACAGTGGAGTTCCGCTACAAACTTGGCTGTTCTACTTCCGCCGCATGAATAATAACTTACACTTCGTTGTGCGGAATGTGAATTTTCGTGCTGAACCGGGCGATCCCCAAAAGCGATCGCTGGATCGCTCATTTAGCGATTCCGTTCTCTACTCCCTTCCGATTAAAAGCATTCATCCAACTCAAGAGACGATTCTCATTGATTTGGGTGACTTGATGCTCACTGATATTCCAGGATTAACCCCCTTCTTAGAAGAGTCCTTGAAAGGAAACTACCAACTCGACACCAATAAGTCCTATTTTGGAACGGCCAAAGCCTTTCCAGCGAATGTCGAGATTGAATCAATTTATGGATTTTCTTTAAGTTCTGGTCAAGGGGACTACTTGCCAACGCTTCCAGATAACCGTGCTCTTACTCTTCGCGTTCGCTACAGTCTCTCTCAGCTTGAGCAAAACAACAGCTACCGTCCGCGCCTAGCTGACGAACGTGTTGGCTATTTCTTAACCACTTATCAAGACTTCTCTAACGCTAAACGCCGCGATGTATTTGTACGCTATATCAACCGTTGGCATTTAGAAAAACAAGACCCAAAAGCGCCCTTATCTTCCCCAAAAAAACCAATTGTATTTTGGATTGAAAACGCCGTTCCTTTGGAATACCGCGAAGCCATTCGGGAAGGGGTGCTGATGTGGAACAAAGCGTTTGAGAAGGCGGGATTTAAAGATGCCATTCAAGTAGAACAAATGCCAGATAATGCCGATTGGGACTCGGCAGATGTGCGCTACAACACCATTCGCTGGTTCAATTCTTTAGATGGATTTTTTGCTAGAGGGCCGGCACGAGTTAATCCCTTAACCGGAGAAATCTTAGATGCTGATATTGTCGTAGATAGTGGTTTAGTGCGTGATATTCAGCAAGATTTTCGGCGTTTGGTGGATCAAAATCAAGTGCAGAAGAATTCAAAGAATTCGTTGCTCTCAACTTTGATGGGAACGGGTAATCTTTGCCCATCCGTGATTGATCGCTCATCTACGTCCAAAAAACCGTCTGCTTTATCACAATTAGCGAAAGACCACGATCTTTGCTATAGCAGGGAGTCGATTCAGCAGTCTGCGATTGATCGATTGGGATTGTCTGTGTTTTCTGCCAATACCCAACTCAGGAGTGAGCAAATGAAAGAATATGTGCATCAGCGATTGCGTTGGGTGATTGCTCACGAAGTCGGACATACCCTAGGTTTGCGTCACAACTTTCGGGGTAGCACACTCCTGGCACCACAGGAATTGAATAATAGCAATGTCACGCAGACACAAGGATTGGTTAACTCGGTGATGGATTACTTGCCGATCAACCTGGCACCCCAAGGGACACCCCAAGGAGACTATTTTCCCGTTGCTGTTGGTGTTTATGATGAGTGGGCGATCGAGTATGGCTATAAACCCAGTGGTGCCATTGTGGCGCAAGCGGAACGGCGGTTTTTAGAGGAGATTGCCAAGCGTTCCACGAACCCAGATCTCGCCTATGCCACGGATGAAGATATCTTTGACTTGAACCCTGATGCCAATCGTTGGGATATGAGCAGCGATGTGCTGACTTATTCTCAAACACAATTGGACAATGCAAGAGCTATGTGGGCACGTCTGGAAAAGCGTTATCCCAGCAGTGGTGAAAGTTACAGCGAACTCAGCGAACTGTTTGATACGGTGTTCTGGCATTATTTGCAAAACGTATATTTCATCACTAAATATATTGGTGGACAGTCGTTTTACCGCAACCACGCGGGAGATCCGAATGGGAGATTACCCTTTGAACCGGTGCCAGTGGCAAAGCAACGAGAGGCACTCTCAGTGTTGCAAAAATATGTATTTGCGGCAGATGCGTTCAAATTTTCACCTC harbors:
- a CDS encoding zinc-dependent metalloprotease, which encodes MIDWMRRVPLWVLFLLGLFLWTGLIAIKQTFPLRAQQPLTLPATQTHTALVLSQAKVKSSSDSELESFDKLVADTEKLEGLFNLYRNPETAKIYLEVKPQQLNKNYLASVTMESGIGERGLYSGVPLQTWLFYFRRMNNNLHFVVRNVNFRAEPGDPQKRSLDRSFSDSVLYSLPIKSIHPTQETILIDLGDLMLTDIPGLTPFLEESLKGNYQLDTNKSYFGTAKAFPANVEIESIYGFSLSSGQGDYLPTLPDNRALTLRVRYSLSQLEQNNSYRPRLADERVGYFLTTYQDFSNAKRRDVFVRYINRWHLEKQDPKAPLSSPKKPIVFWIENAVPLEYREAIREGVLMWNKAFEKAGFKDAIQVEQMPDNADWDSADVRYNTIRWFNSLDGFFARGPARVNPLTGEILDADIVVDSGLVRDIQQDFRRLVDQNQVQKNSKNSLLSTLMGTGNLCPSVIDRSSTSKKPSALSQLAKDHDLCYSRESIQQSAIDRLGLSVFSANTQLRSEQMKEYVHQRLRWVIAHEVGHTLGLRHNFRGSTLLAPQELNNSNVTQTQGLVNSVMDYLPINLAPQGTPQGDYFPVAVGVYDEWAIEYGYKPSGAIVAQAERRFLEEIAKRSTNPDLAYATDEDIFDLNPDANRWDMSSDVLTYSQTQLDNARAMWARLEKRYPSSGESYSELSELFDTVFWHYLQNVYFITKYIGGQSFYRNHAGDPNGRLPFEPVPVAKQREALSVLQKYVFAADAFKFSPQLLNKLAPSRWRDWGNDLKIERLDYPIHESIFFLQSQVLGDLLSGDRLTRLQDIELKSPSNQALTLPELFKTLEDSIWTEVLQPNDKSLSISSVRRSLQRSYLNQLTSMVLRTANVPEDARTLAWYRLRQLHGSLNRTLRRHGGEMDTYTKAHLEETRSRITKALDAQLQSQ
- a CDS encoding anti-sigma factor, whose amino-acid sequence is MTGPLLPERLEELMAGYVLGNLSSEEAEELNQLLTEHPELATEVQQLQEVLEVLPYALPEVEPPQHLRQAILNTTSPHPTAVPMAPQPKRWRELRRSPLFWSRLVGSAVVLLVLILGLDNYRIRLKFTTMQAKVARQKDVIAMLQKPDTHVVPLKGMAQASAATGSMLMTPSESQAVLILQNLPVLPQGEFYQLWSVQNDEKIPWGQFRTNKQGTVFVKLYRPSDFEVTALAITVEVTPEPTTPAGPMVMAGNLTINNQ
- a CDS encoding PRC-barrel domain-containing protein, encoding MTTEQNRQRSDILNTQVVTIDTAKRLGVVKELLVDIDRREVVALGLRDNLLALAGMPRYMLLSSIRRVGDTILVDDEDVIEDIEVEAYSTLINSEVITETGELLGRVRDFKFNIEDAKVSSLIIASIGLPQIPDQVISTYELPIDEIVSSGPNRLIVFEGAEERLVQLTVGVLERLGIGRPPWEREEEETYYTPVTRPENQLGTGIPVRTPISQPLQTVTPVEERWDDDDWREEPEPEPIPLRREAPPPKYAKQELEQDNWGDDEWDDAPGRSTQYQKPAYTEPPRYERERDYADDYDDYEVEGDAWDDDVESEPYKAPRVNIPEKTKAPEYEEEAGY
- the smc gene encoding chromosome segregation protein SMC, with translation MVHIKRVELTNFKSFGGTTSIPLLPGFTVVSGPNGSGKSNILDALLFCLGLASSKGMRAERLPDLVNHDKERRGTVEASVTATFDLSDAPDALLDDEEENDDVEEVSPYLSQNQENPESDSGEPFDPPQPPLKKGGQEKGATETEWSVTRRLRVTQQGTYTSNYYINGEPCTLTELHEQLNRLRVYPEGYNVVLQGDVTSIISMNSRERREIIDELAGVAGFDRKIVQTKETLAQVKEREDDCRIIEQELVAQRDRLASDRLKAEKYQKLRAELQEKQQWEAVLKWRFLQQQEGKLREQIEAGDREEAQLTSQLTALDAEIRQTTGELDQLNSRVKALGEEEQLAVASTLATQEAERRQLQNRQQELAENIQQTEHRLKRTQEEIQQYEQTLQQLAEQKQHVETQNLEELRTARDEVQHSLNQSREQANVIASASEAWVQQQTVLNRQIETLLQSIDPQRTEQAQLRERHNQLSRQIEEQTQLLHRLEPEIATKQAQAADLETQLTTFSQQAQTLAQSLVTAEQELQIQQQTQTRLLAEQRDKQRQLDKLEAQAQAQQEAQGTYATKVILHSDLPGVCGLVAQLGRVEPRYQLALETAAGARLGNLVVEDDGVAAAGIELLKQKRAGRATFLPLNKIQPPRFTETAALRYVNGFIDYAVHLIDCDPRYRDIFAYVFGNTVVFETLNTARPYLGKHRIVTLEGEILEISGAMTGGSSSHRSELHFGTSDATESAEVASLRNRLQDIEQILSRCGELIHQGVTRVKQLTQELTEAKAKRSETHLRLEQLNKEIKTLTIQLEQVRSLLGKNTQELSTASDRLQALSLNLPSQEAQLVELRQQLAQLEQSQTPNEWQQIQRLIKGWEAQLSEREQALRAAEKQLVDLDSQQQRTKEKITEDYRRVAEYQTQNQSLQEQLSTVSHQLVAVSEAITKTQGTLTQLEQQLGEVKQERDRAEQHLRERHLFQQQQSWQRQKLQETQVARREELSSLQAQLQLQQTELPDPLPELPEHWQTESSHLRTPDLPSLLEHLQKEIRNAQKRLQAMEPVNMLALEEYDRTQNRLSELCEKLATLEGERTELLLRIENFTTLRFRAFKEAFDAINENFQTIFAELSDGDGYLQLDDPEDPFNGGLNLVAHPKGKPVQRLASMSGGEKSLTALSFIFALQRYRPSPFYAFDEVDMFLDGANVERLARMIKQQATLAQFIVVSLRRPMIESSERTIGVTQARGAYTQVLGLKLPPKSAIR
- a CDS encoding helix-turn-helix domain-containing protein — encoded protein: MGQAGKALKKVLETYDISQYRLAAELGVGRSNVYRWVNEIRDPTAETVKDFVEVLRKINPEAAAEFIRLYLGGGSIENEE